A single genomic interval of Salinarchaeum sp. IM2453 harbors:
- the cofC gene encoding 2-phospho-L-lactate guanylyltransferase: protein MRLLVPFDSHDPKTRLRPFLSSGECQAFARALLTDVTDAIASTGHTPEILSTSPIDSQWPVTVDDRPLTLAVNSALEQTSGPVAVIMADLGLATPAAINRIFESTADIVLVPGRRGGTNAFLTRESDFRVDYHEASIVDHRLAAEQTGSTYTEVDSFRLSTDIDERDDLIEVLLHTDGAAAQWLQDHGFALQRSQGVSIHR from the coding sequence ATGCGTCTGCTTGTCCCCTTTGATTCGCATGATCCAAAGACTCGATTGCGGCCCTTTCTTTCTTCAGGTGAATGTCAAGCCTTTGCTCGTGCTTTACTGACAGATGTTACTGACGCTATTGCTTCAACCGGCCATACACCTGAAATTCTTTCTACATCTCCGATCGATAGTCAGTGGCCAGTCACTGTTGATGACCGTCCACTGACACTTGCAGTAAACTCAGCTTTAGAACAAACATCTGGTCCAGTGGCTGTTATTATGGCTGACCTTGGACTTGCAACACCAGCCGCAATTAATCGAATTTTTGAGTCAACGGCAGATATCGTCCTCGTCCCGGGCCGTCGTGGTGGAACAAATGCTTTCCTCACCCGGGAATCTGACTTTCGAGTAGACTACCACGAAGCCTCTATCGTCGACCATCGACTGGCGGCTGAACAGACTGGATCTACATACACTGAGGTCGACTCGTTTCGACTCTCAACAGATATTGATGAACGTGACGACCTTATTGAGGTTCTTCTCCATACTGACGGGGCTGCTGCGCAGTGGTTACAAGATCATGGCTTTGCACTTCAGCGATCACAAGGCGTCTCAATCCATCGCTAA
- a CDS encoding DUF2080 family transposase-associated protein, whose amino-acid sequence MAEFTVEGEELIEKEATATGNSAHVYVPKEWQGCTLKIIRVDDLETET is encoded by the coding sequence ATGGCAGAGTTCACTGTTGAAGGCGAGGAACTGATCGAAAAAGAGGCGACAGCGACTGGTAACAGCGCACACGTCTACGTTCCAAAAGAGTGGCAAGGCTGCACACTCAAAATCATTCGCGTTGATGATCTTGAGACTGAAACATGA
- a CDS encoding zinc ribbon domain-containing protein gives MTQLTEQFHLPEEYHEACDRLTTLVQQHTHRLLADEYWSDEHLDAISDHTGQSYTYIRDDDTDAFEDVEEYVYSRFKRCVYHRVTHVLDAHTDEFQAFQFVTDTGAERKIRRIGWHRLRTRLYDEESPYIEWRVLESVVDQLNTYYDAHGRFPETYTELVKTPEPNGTLPYAPDKGDYHIHELAVEDGDLRVVLNAPDSLSPESYHDWTKHELRFPIHSRFRDMLDTGELKAPTLHASEYGYTLDVPIAVSEQDTETVADRVLAVDLGVKKQATAVVLDSGDETHEQVTQPQFIDHPNKDKLFRMKADAEGINDRLAELRRQGKAHTERFDHLLSEYRQTRRKERRFREHIQHDVANQLVWLAVKNGCETIVFESLGQIDAPQTSGAIAWSISSWARGELLDHVEYKAGLLGIDVTAVNPWGTSRFCPRCGKRGRTVNAPNDHTECRHGGHFYCPNCGYECDRDVVGAVNVGRKHLSDSKMEKANPAEYSSAGNHASFPSPSEGARSAGVQSATDNQDQASGRQPRLAQHCARSLTANPGEGDMGGLQQNHGRNTGQQVPSGSITQYVLASTTEYG, from the coding sequence ATGACACAGCTCACCGAACAGTTCCATCTTCCCGAAGAGTACCACGAAGCGTGTGACCGTCTCACCACACTCGTCCAGCAACACACACACCGATTACTCGCTGACGAATACTGGAGTGACGAGCATCTTGACGCCATCAGTGACCACACCGGCCAGTCCTACACCTACATCCGCGACGACGACACCGACGCCTTCGAAGACGTTGAAGAGTACGTCTACAGTCGATTCAAGCGGTGCGTCTATCACCGCGTCACGCACGTTCTTGACGCTCACACCGACGAGTTTCAGGCATTTCAGTTCGTGACCGACACGGGTGCCGAGCGCAAGATCCGACGCATCGGCTGGCACAGACTCCGCACACGACTGTACGACGAGGAGTCGCCGTACATCGAGTGGCGCGTGCTGGAATCTGTTGTTGACCAGCTCAACACTTACTACGACGCACATGGACGCTTCCCCGAGACGTACACGGAACTGGTCAAAACGCCCGAACCAAACGGCACACTACCCTACGCACCTGATAAGGGTGATTACCACATCCACGAACTAGCAGTCGAAGACGGAGACCTTCGTGTTGTATTGAACGCACCAGACTCGCTCTCGCCGGAGAGCTACCACGACTGGACAAAACACGAACTCCGCTTTCCGATTCATTCCCGGTTTCGAGATATGCTTGATACGGGAGAACTGAAAGCCCCAACATTGCACGCTTCCGAGTATGGCTACACGCTCGACGTGCCTATTGCCGTGTCCGAACAGGACACTGAGACAGTTGCCGACCGCGTGCTGGCGGTCGACCTCGGGGTCAAAAAACAAGCCACGGCGGTCGTTCTCGACAGCGGTGACGAGACACACGAGCAAGTGACGCAGCCACAGTTCATCGACCATCCAAACAAAGACAAACTGTTTCGGATGAAAGCCGACGCGGAAGGCATCAACGACCGGCTGGCAGAACTCCGCAGACAGGGCAAAGCACACACCGAACGCTTTGATCACTTGCTTAGTGAGTACCGCCAGACGCGGCGAAAAGAACGCCGCTTTCGTGAGCACATTCAACACGACGTGGCCAACCAGCTAGTATGGCTCGCTGTCAAGAATGGCTGTGAAACCATCGTGTTCGAGTCCCTCGGCCAGATCGACGCACCACAGACGAGTGGGGCTATCGCATGGTCGATTTCCTCGTGGGCACGGGGAGAACTGCTCGATCACGTCGAGTACAAGGCCGGGTTGCTCGGAATCGACGTGACGGCGGTGAATCCGTGGGGAACGAGTCGGTTCTGTCCTCGGTGTGGTAAACGTGGTCGAACTGTGAACGCGCCCAACGACCACACAGAGTGTCGTCACGGTGGACATTTCTACTGCCCGAATTGTGGCTACGAGTGCGATCGGGACGTGGTTGGAGCGGTGAATGTCGGGCGGAAACACCTCTCTGACAGCAAGATGGAGAAGGCAAACCCTGCTGAGTATAGCTCGGCGGGGAATCACGCCAGTTTTCCATCACCCTCAGAGGGTGCCCGTTCTGCTGGCGTTCAGTCCGCGACCGACAACCAGGATCAGGCGAGCGGTCGTCAGCCCCGCCTCGCTCAGCACTGTGCCCGGTCACTCACTGCGAACCCGGGTGAGGGAGATATGGGTGGACTGCAGCAAAATCACGGTCGTAATACCGGGCAGCAGGTGCCCAGCGGGAGTATCACACAGTACGTCCTCGCCAGTACCACCGAATATGGTTGA
- the thsB gene encoding thermosome subunit beta has translation MSQRMQGQPMVIMSEDSERVKDEDAQSRNIAAAQAVAESVRSTLGPKGMDKMLVSSMGDVTVTNDGVTILDEMDINDPTAEMIVEVAETQEDEAGDGTTTAVAIAGELLQNAEDLLEQDIHPSTVIKGFHLASEQARQEVDEIATEIDTDDEEILRSVAETSMTGKGAELNKEHLSNLIVSAVRQITVEGDNGEPVVDLEYLKMETQTGGAVEDSEMLEGAIIDKDPVHDNMPRSVADADVMLLSQAIEVEETDVDTEVSVADPDQLQQFLDREEEQLKEKVQQIVETGADVVFCQKGIDDLAQHYLAKEGILAARRVKKSDIEFLSEVLGANIVSDLSEASSDDLGYGDVSRDEDNDTFHVTGDNAHGVTLLLRASTDHVVDEIERGVSDALDVVASTVADGRVVAGGGAIEVELAKRLRDYADSVEGREQLAVESFADAVELVPRVLSENSGLDPIDMLVDLRAAHSEGQVRAGIDIENNDVTDTLEAGVVEPAHAKKQAISSATEAANLVLKIDDIISAGDLTTEGDEDEGDMPAGGGMGGMGGGMGGMM, from the coding sequence ATGAGTCAGCGAATGCAGGGACAGCCGATGGTCATTATGTCAGAGGATTCGGAGCGAGTTAAAGATGAAGATGCCCAAAGCCGCAACATTGCTGCCGCGCAGGCAGTTGCCGAGTCAGTACGCTCTACTCTTGGGCCAAAAGGAATGGACAAAATGCTGGTATCGTCGATGGGCGACGTAACGGTCACAAATGACGGAGTGACCATCCTTGACGAGATGGACATTAACGATCCGACAGCCGAGATGATTGTTGAAGTTGCTGAAACACAAGAAGACGAAGCTGGTGACGGAACAACAACTGCCGTCGCAATTGCCGGTGAACTTCTCCAGAACGCAGAAGACCTTTTAGAGCAGGACATTCATCCATCCACAGTTATCAAAGGATTCCACTTAGCCTCAGAGCAGGCACGGCAAGAAGTCGATGAGATTGCAACTGAGATTGATACAGATGATGAAGAGATTCTTCGATCAGTAGCAGAAACGTCGATGACTGGGAAAGGTGCAGAGCTAAACAAAGAACATCTTTCCAATCTTATTGTTAGTGCAGTACGACAAATTACGGTTGAGGGAGACAACGGTGAGCCTGTCGTTGATCTTGAGTACCTAAAGATGGAAACACAGACAGGTGGGGCTGTTGAAGACTCCGAAATGCTCGAAGGGGCAATTATCGACAAGGACCCAGTCCATGACAACATGCCTCGATCGGTCGCCGACGCTGATGTCATGCTCCTGAGCCAAGCGATTGAAGTCGAAGAAACAGATGTTGATACAGAGGTTAGTGTTGCAGATCCAGATCAACTTCAGCAATTCCTTGATCGTGAAGAAGAACAACTCAAAGAGAAGGTGCAGCAGATTGTCGAAACTGGTGCTGATGTTGTCTTCTGTCAGAAAGGGATTGATGATCTCGCCCAGCACTATCTTGCTAAAGAAGGTATCCTCGCGGCACGCCGCGTAAAGAAGTCTGATATAGAATTCCTCTCTGAGGTGCTTGGTGCAAATATTGTATCAGATCTTTCGGAGGCCTCAAGTGACGATCTAGGTTATGGTGATGTCAGCCGGGATGAAGATAATGACACATTCCACGTAACAGGTGATAACGCACACGGCGTTACGCTCCTGCTACGAGCATCAACTGACCATGTTGTAGACGAAATTGAGCGAGGGGTTAGCGATGCACTAGATGTCGTTGCATCTACCGTTGCAGATGGACGGGTTGTTGCTGGTGGAGGCGCAATTGAAGTTGAGCTCGCAAAGCGACTCCGCGACTACGCCGATAGTGTCGAAGGCCGAGAGCAATTGGCAGTTGAATCATTCGCTGATGCTGTAGAGCTTGTTCCGCGCGTCCTTTCCGAGAATTCTGGCCTCGATCCAATCGACATGCTCGTTGATCTTCGAGCTGCACACAGCGAAGGGCAGGTCAGAGCCGGAATAGATATTGAGAACAACGACGTAACAGATACACTTGAAGCCGGAGTCGTCGAACCGGCACACGCAAAGAAGCAGGCAATCTCATCTGCAACTGAAGCCGCAAACCTTGTGCTCAAAATCGACGACATCATCTCAGCTGGCGATCTAACGACAGAAGGCGACGAGGACGAAGGAGACATGCCAGCCGGTGGTGGCATGGGCGGTATGGGTGGCGGTATGGGCGGCATGATGTAA
- a CDS encoding cupin domain-containing protein, which produces MPEGQNTPKIKRADELSYDAVSKADGVNKAVIFDESDGATNFRMRRYQLSPDATVPKHTNSVEHEIHVLDGELVVGLMENETVVTSGDSVLIPDETVHWFRNETNQETAFLCMVPAEDASLQLVDE; this is translated from the coding sequence ATGCCAGAGGGACAAAATACGCCCAAAATCAAACGTGCAGACGAGCTCTCATATGACGCAGTTTCGAAAGCTGATGGTGTAAACAAAGCGGTGATTTTTGATGAATCTGATGGTGCCACTAACTTCCGTATGCGTCGGTACCAGTTAAGCCCGGATGCAACGGTTCCAAAGCATACCAACAGCGTTGAACATGAGATTCATGTACTTGATGGCGAATTAGTTGTTGGGCTTATGGAGAATGAAACTGTAGTCACTTCTGGTGACTCAGTACTGATTCCAGATGAAACTGTGCATTGGTTTCGGAATGAAACGAATCAAGAGACGGCATTCCTCTGTATGGTTCCAGCCGAGGACGCGTCATTGCAATTAGTTGACGAATGA
- a CDS encoding NAD+ synthase: MCAGIRVGIVQHNPTVGDVDGNYDQLQTAYDGLQEAGADIVVMPELAILGYPPRDLLFRSEFLTAQNSALDALAAQTSAGPPIILGAAAPATDDPKSPLQNTATVLSNGAVKTRYAKRLLPTYGVFDEDRYFIAGSEPAVVSVNGIDLGLSVCEDAWHDMTVAGRQQYRTNPIADVAAESPDLIVNISASPFSVNKPQKRYEQFEQHAVNADCPIVLANQVGGNDDLVYDGHSFLIDRQGQLHAQLPGFEPAKAVVELSNNSRSQVSSLNFSNQQIRSALRLGIRDYFAKTGFSQAVIGMSGGIDSSVTTALAVDALGADHVYGISMPSEITSEQSITDARTVASRLGIEFDVLPIKSIINAIQTELQTHLNHAFTDVAFENIQARVRGAILMGFANELNALVLTPDNKSEGAVGYCTLYGDTVGALAPLGDCYKHMVYDLAEQVNHNPPDKSTSPVIPKSVFEKPPTAELAEDQSDRDDLPPYDVLDPILQRYIEDPVPSQAHVRDKSHTQDVIQRIVRSEFKRWQTPPALRVTKQAFNRDWRYPIAASFRPLTKNLDSS; this comes from the coding sequence ATGTGTGCAGGTATTCGTGTAGGAATTGTACAGCATAACCCAACCGTTGGTGATGTCGATGGCAACTATGACCAACTTCAAACTGCATACGATGGACTGCAAGAAGCGGGTGCTGATATTGTTGTAATGCCTGAATTGGCGATATTAGGTTATCCACCTCGTGATTTATTGTTTCGCTCGGAATTTCTTACCGCACAGAACTCTGCTCTCGATGCTTTAGCGGCACAAACATCTGCTGGCCCTCCAATTATTCTCGGTGCTGCTGCTCCGGCTACGGATGATCCTAAATCCCCGTTACAAAATACAGCAACTGTCTTGTCTAATGGTGCAGTGAAAACGAGATACGCCAAGCGACTACTTCCTACATATGGGGTATTTGATGAAGATAGGTACTTTATTGCTGGTTCTGAACCAGCTGTAGTATCAGTAAATGGAATAGATCTCGGGCTCAGTGTCTGTGAGGATGCATGGCACGACATGACTGTTGCCGGCCGACAACAGTACCGTACGAATCCAATTGCAGACGTCGCTGCAGAGTCCCCAGATCTTATTGTTAACATCTCCGCGAGTCCGTTTAGCGTTAACAAACCTCAGAAAAGATATGAGCAGTTTGAACAACACGCAGTGAATGCAGACTGTCCAATTGTCCTTGCGAATCAGGTCGGTGGCAATGATGACTTGGTCTATGATGGCCATTCCTTTTTGATAGACAGGCAGGGACAACTACACGCTCAGCTTCCCGGATTTGAACCAGCAAAAGCTGTTGTCGAACTTTCAAATAATTCTCGATCACAGGTGTCATCTCTCAATTTTTCCAACCAGCAGATCCGGTCTGCATTACGACTCGGCATTCGTGATTACTTTGCGAAAACTGGCTTTTCACAGGCAGTTATCGGCATGTCAGGCGGAATTGATTCCTCCGTTACAACGGCACTTGCCGTAGATGCACTTGGTGCTGACCATGTATATGGAATATCAATGCCCAGCGAAATTACCAGTGAACAGAGTATCACTGACGCCCGAACTGTTGCGTCACGACTGGGAATTGAGTTCGACGTGTTACCAATCAAATCAATAATAAACGCGATTCAAACGGAGTTGCAAACACACCTCAATCATGCGTTTACTGATGTTGCTTTTGAAAATATCCAAGCACGCGTTCGAGGGGCTATCTTGATGGGATTTGCAAATGAACTTAACGCACTAGTACTGACTCCTGACAACAAAAGCGAGGGAGCAGTCGGATATTGTACGCTGTATGGCGATACAGTCGGGGCATTAGCCCCTCTTGGCGACTGTTATAAGCACATGGTATATGACTTAGCAGAACAAGTTAATCATAATCCTCCAGACAAAAGCACAAGTCCCGTTATCCCGAAATCCGTGTTTGAGAAACCCCCTACAGCCGAATTGGCTGAAGATCAAAGTGACCGAGATGATCTTCCCCCGTACGATGTACTCGACCCGATCTTGCAGAGATACATCGAGGATCCAGTACCGTCTCAGGCACACGTAAGGGACAAGTCTCATACACAAGATGTCATCCAACGAATCGTGCGCTCAGAATTCAAACGCTGGCAAACACCACCAGCATTGCGGGTCACAAAACAAGCATTCAACCGCGACTGGCGGTATCCAATTGCGGCATCGTTTAGACCACTAACTAAGAACTTAGATTCAAGCTAA
- a CDS encoding substrate-binding domain-containing protein, with protein MAAEDTPRGGISRRNALTALSGIGVISLAGCTDIFGDDTIEASGSNTVRPLTETVAESFEDDYDEDISINVEGPGTGAGFESFTQGETDIQNASRAATDEELDDADDNDVEFTRFQVGQDALSVYINDENEFLDPDEDNFITISELGDIYEFESEVEQWSDVRDEWPDEEIDIWGRDSDSGTFDYFTEAVTGEAGNVRTDYNDRTETLAVVEGVEDSEFAIGFGGYAFLEEGDVMGAAVRYEEEHDEGEAYPPEPEAIEAGDYQPLTRPLFIFVNHDLFEEEHGRDFIRYYFDNVDEIAPEVDFFPAPEDVLEENHDKMDDILDDLGIDE; from the coding sequence ATGGCAGCAGAAGATACTCCAAGAGGAGGAATCTCACGACGAAACGCACTAACTGCGCTTAGTGGAATCGGGGTTATTTCCCTTGCAGGGTGTACTGATATATTCGGGGATGATACGATTGAAGCGTCTGGGTCGAACACAGTCCGACCGTTAACAGAAACTGTTGCAGAGAGCTTTGAAGACGACTACGATGAAGATATATCGATTAATGTAGAGGGACCTGGAACTGGAGCTGGATTTGAGTCCTTTACACAAGGAGAAACAGACATTCAAAATGCAAGTCGGGCCGCTACTGACGAAGAACTTGATGATGCAGATGATAACGATGTCGAGTTTACTCGATTCCAAGTCGGACAAGACGCATTATCAGTGTACATCAATGACGAGAATGAGTTCCTTGATCCAGATGAAGACAATTTTATTACAATCTCTGAGTTGGGAGACATCTATGAGTTTGAGTCGGAAGTAGAACAGTGGAGTGATGTGCGTGATGAATGGCCGGACGAGGAAATAGATATTTGGGGGCGTGACAGTGATTCAGGCACATTCGATTATTTCACTGAGGCAGTAACTGGTGAAGCAGGTAACGTCCGTACTGATTATAATGATCGTACCGAAACACTGGCAGTTGTTGAAGGCGTTGAAGATAGTGAGTTTGCCATTGGGTTTGGTGGATACGCATTTCTTGAAGAAGGTGATGTTATGGGAGCTGCGGTCAGGTATGAAGAAGAACATGACGAAGGCGAAGCGTATCCCCCGGAACCAGAAGCTATTGAAGCAGGGGATTATCAGCCACTTACACGACCACTGTTCATTTTTGTAAATCACGATCTATTTGAAGAGGAACACGGACGGGATTTCATTCGGTATTATTTCGATAACGTCGATGAAATTGCTCCAGAAGTGGATTTCTTCCCGGCACCAGAAGACGTATTGGAAGAGAATCACGACAAGATGGACGATATTCTGGACGATCTAGGAATTGATGAGTAA
- the pstC gene encoding phosphate ABC transporter permease subunit PstC, whose amino-acid sequence MSEQNQLEVQATETAVKSAKRTSQIIRWALFGCMLITVLTTLAIFGLLINESAHFFFNRSLVGIITAVFTGGEIIQRVSFVEFFTDTEWRPSHAVDPRFGLLPLAAGTLLVTFGAAMVSIPIGTLTALYVSEYASARTKAYLKPTLEILAGIPTIVYGFFAISFVTPVVIRPLADILGYEAGIVNAASASIVVGIMTIPMVASISEDAMDAVPDSLRDGAYALGATKYQVSTRIVLPASISGIFASYILAISRAIGETMAVTLAAGRNPQITLNFFDEIQTITAYMVNAARGTAVVGSVEYQSLFAAGLILFLITLAMNTLNDYMKHRFREVYK is encoded by the coding sequence ATGAGTGAGCAAAATCAGTTGGAGGTTCAGGCAACTGAAACAGCGGTTAAAAGTGCCAAACGGACAAGCCAGATTATTCGCTGGGCACTGTTTGGTTGTATGTTGATTACGGTACTTACTACGCTGGCAATTTTTGGTCTCCTTATAAACGAGTCAGCGCATTTCTTTTTCAACCGTTCACTGGTTGGGATCATTACAGCGGTGTTTACTGGTGGTGAGATTATACAGCGTGTATCATTTGTTGAATTTTTCACAGACACAGAATGGCGACCGTCACACGCAGTTGATCCCAGATTTGGTCTTCTCCCGTTAGCAGCAGGAACGCTTCTGGTAACATTTGGTGCAGCAATGGTATCGATTCCAATCGGGACACTGACTGCCCTATATGTTTCCGAATATGCTAGTGCAAGGACAAAGGCATATCTCAAGCCAACACTTGAGATTCTCGCTGGTATCCCTACGATTGTATACGGATTTTTTGCCATCTCATTTGTGACACCGGTGGTAATTCGACCACTGGCGGATATTCTCGGGTATGAGGCGGGTATTGTCAACGCCGCGTCAGCAAGCATCGTTGTCGGGATCATGACTATCCCGATGGTTGCTTCAATCAGCGAGGATGCAATGGACGCTGTACCCGACAGTCTCCGAGATGGAGCATATGCACTGGGGGCGACCAAATACCAAGTATCAACACGAATTGTACTTCCTGCATCTATTTCTGGTATTTTTGCGTCCTATATTCTTGCCATTTCTCGCGCAATTGGAGAAACAATGGCTGTCACTCTCGCCGCCGGGCGAAACCCACAGATAACGCTGAATTTCTTCGATGAAATTCAGACAATTACTGCATACATGGTTAATGCAGCACGGGGAACAGCCGTTGTCGGGAGTGTTGAGTATCAAAGTCTGTTTGCTGCTGGTCTTATTCTCTTTCTTATCACATTAGCGATGAACACGCTCAATGACTACATGAAACATCGGTTCCGGGAGGTGTACAAATAA
- the pstA gene encoding phosphate ABC transporter permease PstA, protein MAEQDTQALSTQSKSRKVQVEHLKSRLFKVVCLGAALVGFAALTLLLADIIWEAYVAVTDFGIDIIQFLISPGSTDPTSAGILAAVIGSLWLMILTALFTFGIGVGAAIYLEEFAPENRWKRVIEINLANLAGVPSVVYGLVILGLMIHVLGFDAIIIVGAIALSLTVMPIVIVSAQEALRAVPDSMREASDATGATQWQTVRNVVLPAAMPGILTGMILGLADAWGQTAPIIMVGTLVGARHVPWTPFDRNVALTATIFEWSFSFEPGFRAIAALGIVILLIILLAMNGIAIYLRHRYETAV, encoded by the coding sequence ATGGCGGAACAAGACACGCAAGCGCTTTCCACACAGTCAAAGAGCCGGAAAGTGCAGGTTGAACATCTTAAAAGCCGTCTGTTCAAAGTTGTCTGTTTGGGTGCTGCACTTGTTGGATTTGCAGCACTGACATTGTTACTTGCAGATATTATCTGGGAAGCATACGTTGCAGTTACCGATTTTGGGATTGATATCATTCAGTTTCTTATCAGTCCAGGATCAACGGACCCTACAAGTGCTGGGATATTAGCTGCCGTTATTGGATCGCTTTGGTTGATGATCCTCACAGCGCTTTTCACCTTTGGCATCGGGGTTGGAGCAGCAATCTACCTTGAAGAGTTTGCACCGGAAAATCGGTGGAAACGTGTTATAGAAATAAATCTCGCTAATCTCGCTGGGGTCCCGTCTGTTGTTTATGGTCTCGTTATACTTGGACTGATGATTCATGTACTAGGTTTCGATGCGATTATTATTGTTGGTGCTATCGCACTCTCGTTGACTGTTATGCCAATTGTTATTGTATCAGCACAGGAGGCGCTTCGAGCAGTCCCAGACAGCATGCGAGAGGCGTCAGATGCAACAGGGGCGACCCAATGGCAAACAGTACGAAATGTTGTATTACCAGCAGCAATGCCGGGAATTCTCACAGGAATGATCCTCGGGCTAGCGGACGCATGGGGACAGACAGCACCAATAATTATGGTTGGAACGCTGGTTGGAGCTCGTCACGTTCCATGGACACCGTTTGATCGAAACGTTGCGCTTACAGCAACGATTTTTGAGTGGTCATTTAGTTTTGAACCAGGATTTCGAGCGATTGCAGCACTTGGTATTGTTATTTTGTTAATTATCCTATTGGCGATGAATGGTATTGCTATTTACCTTCGTCACCGATACGAAACTGCTGTGTAA
- a CDS encoding metallophosphoesterase: MNIDQDRVENQQIRIDSRGIALFGDIHGNMPALTSVYDEIVTEGLNSHSYCVGDLVGYGPHPNEVVNFIRDHDIPTIQGNYDYGVGMDSDECGCAYNSTEARQHGRTSITWTNNVISDTNRGYLKRLAQQRTLVVGGTKITLVHGSPRRINEYLYADRPESTFKRLLNLIDSDVLVCGHTHIPYHKQLSDGRHIINVGSIGKPKDGDSRACYVHLKVHGSGLSVDHRRVQYDISDVVTDIKQSGLPDCYANALWSGKSV, translated from the coding sequence ATGAATATTGATCAAGACCGTGTAGAGAATCAACAAATACGCATTGACTCACGAGGGATCGCTCTCTTTGGGGATATTCATGGCAATATGCCAGCATTGACTAGTGTATATGATGAGATTGTTACAGAGGGCCTTAATTCTCATAGCTATTGTGTCGGAGATCTCGTCGGGTACGGTCCACATCCAAACGAAGTAGTCAACTTCATCAGAGACCATGATATTCCTACGATTCAGGGAAATTACGACTATGGAGTTGGGATGGATAGCGATGAATGTGGTTGTGCATACAACTCTACAGAAGCTCGTCAGCACGGACGAACGTCAATAACATGGACGAATAATGTAATCTCTGATACTAATCGAGGCTATCTCAAAAGATTGGCCCAGCAACGTACTCTAGTAGTCGGTGGAACCAAAATCACGCTTGTTCATGGAAGCCCCCGGCGAATTAACGAGTACCTGTATGCTGACCGACCTGAGTCAACATTCAAGCGCTTACTGAATCTTATCGATTCGGATGTTCTTGTCTGTGGGCACACACATATCCCATATCACAAGCAACTGTCTGATGGACGACATATAATTAATGTTGGTAGCATAGGCAAGCCAAAGGATGGCGATTCTAGGGCATGCTACGTTCATCTGAAAGTACACGGATCAGGCCTGTCTGTGGATCACCGTCGCGTGCAATATGACATATCAGACGTCGTAACAGACATTAAACAATCAGGTCTTCCCGATTGCTATGCAAACGCACTTTGGTCTGGCAAGTCAGTTTAG